A single genomic interval of Camelus bactrianus isolate YW-2024 breed Bactrian camel chromosome 15, ASM4877302v1, whole genome shotgun sequence harbors:
- the TMEM17 gene encoding transmembrane protein 17 isoform X2, which yields MELPDPVRQRLGNFSRTMFSDSNRTGPEYSEGPDNEMVSSLALQMSLYFNAYFFPLWWVSSITMLQVKYSVLPDYYKFIVVTVIILVTLIEVIRLYLGYMGNLQEKVPELAGFWLLSLLLQLPLILFLLFNEGLTNLPLEKAVHIIFTTFLTFQVISAFLTMRKMVNQLATRFHLQDFDRLSESRGGMRRMRSCLEEI from the exons ATGGAGCTGCCGGATCCGGTCCGCCAGCGGCTGGGAAACTTCAGCCGGACCATGTTCAGCGACTCCAACCGGACCGGGCCGGAGTATAGCGAGGGTCCGG ATAATGAAATGGTTTCCAGTTTGGCATTGCAGATGTCACTTTATTTTAACGCTTACTTTTTCCCACTTTGGTGGGTGAGCAGCATCACGATGCTTCAGGTGAAG tATTCAGTCTTGCCTGATTACTACAAATTCATTGTGGTCACTGTCATCATCCTAGTCACCTTAATTGAAGTCATAAGGTTGTACCTGGGCTACATGGGGAATCTGCAGGAGAAG GTTCCTGAGTTGGCTGGCTTTTGGCTTTTGAGCCTTTTACTGCAGTTGCCTTTAATTCTTTTCCTGCTCTTTAATGAAGGCCTAACGAATCTGCCCTTGGAAAAAGCAGTTCACATCATCTTCACTACATTCCTTACTTTCCAAGTCATTTCAGCATTTCTCACCATGAGGAAAATGGTAAACCAGTTGGCAACTCGTTTCCACCTCCAGGACTTTGACCGGCTCTCTGAGAGCAGAGGAGGCATGAGAAGAATGAGATCCTGTCTAGAAGAGATTTGA
- the TMEM17 gene encoding transmembrane protein 17 isoform X1, translating into MELPDPVRQRLGNFSRTMFSDSNRTGPEYSEGPDNEMVSSLALQMSLYFNAYFFPLWWVSSITMLQVKVNPCFTTATVSSAIPGVVTLSIKLKYILFFKSLVSFTLCKILQTCLFLCFQYSVLPDYYKFIVVTVIILVTLIEVIRLYLGYMGNLQEKVPELAGFWLLSLLLQLPLILFLLFNEGLTNLPLEKAVHIIFTTFLTFQVISAFLTMRKMVNQLATRFHLQDFDRLSESRGGMRRMRSCLEEI; encoded by the exons ATGGAGCTGCCGGATCCGGTCCGCCAGCGGCTGGGAAACTTCAGCCGGACCATGTTCAGCGACTCCAACCGGACCGGGCCGGAGTATAGCGAGGGTCCGG ATAATGAAATGGTTTCCAGTTTGGCATTGCAGATGTCACTTTATTTTAACGCTTACTTTTTCCCACTTTGGTGGGTGAGCAGCATCACGATGCTTCAGGTGAAGGTAAATCCATGTTTCACTACTGCCACGGTCTCTTCTGCCATCCCTGGAGTTGTTACAttgtcaataaaattaaaatacatacttttttttaaatctctggtcAGTTTTACACTATGTAAGATTTTAcaaacatgtttatttttgtgttttcagtATTCAGTCTTGCCTGATTACTACAAATTCATTGTGGTCACTGTCATCATCCTAGTCACCTTAATTGAAGTCATAAGGTTGTACCTGGGCTACATGGGGAATCTGCAGGAGAAG GTTCCTGAGTTGGCTGGCTTTTGGCTTTTGAGCCTTTTACTGCAGTTGCCTTTAATTCTTTTCCTGCTCTTTAATGAAGGCCTAACGAATCTGCCCTTGGAAAAAGCAGTTCACATCATCTTCACTACATTCCTTACTTTCCAAGTCATTTCAGCATTTCTCACCATGAGGAAAATGGTAAACCAGTTGGCAACTCGTTTCCACCTCCAGGACTTTGACCGGCTCTCTGAGAGCAGAGGAGGCATGAGAAGAATGAGATCCTGTCTAGAAGAGATTTGA